The genomic interval GGCACCTGGATCTGGCCGCCGGAGCCGTCGCTGCGGCTGATCGCCGACACCATCGAGTTCTGCGCGGCCGAGGTGCCGCGGTTCAACGCGATCTCGGTGGCGGGCGCGCACTTCCGCGACGCGGGCGCGAACGCGGTGCAGGAGATGGCGTTCACCCTCGCCGACGGAGTCACCTACTGCGACACCGTGATCGCGCGCGGCCGGATGACGATCGACCAGTTCGCCCCGCAGATCTCGTTCTTCTTCTACACCCACGGTGATTTCTTCGAGGAGGTCGCGAAATACCGTGCGGGACGGCGTCGTTGGGCCACCATCGTGCGCGAGCGCTACGGCGCGGCTACCGACAAGGCGTCGATGTTCCGGTTCGGTTGCGTCGCCGGTGGCGCGTCGCTGTATGCGCCGCAGGCGCAGAACAATCTGGTGCGGGTGGCCTACGAGGCGATGGCCGCGGTGCTCGGCGGGGTGCAGTCGATGTTCACCGCCGCGTGGGACGAGCCGTTCGCGCTGCCGAGCGAGGAGTCGGCGACCCTGGCGCTGCGCACCCAGCAGATCCTCGCCTACGAGACCGGGGTGACCCGGGTGGCCGATCCGCTCGGCGGCTCCTACTTCGTCGAGAGTCTCACCGATGCCACCGAGGCCGAGATCATCGCGATCATGCACGATCTGGAGCAGCACGGTGGCATGGTGCGCTGCATCGAGGACGGTTATCTGCAGGGCCTGATCGCCGACGAGGCGTATCGGTTGCATCAGGCGGTGGAATCCGGGGAGCACCCGGTGGTCGGGGTGAACCGCTTCGTCTCCGATGAGCCCGCACCCGACATCGGCACCTACGAACTCGACGCGGACGGCCGGGAGCGCCAGCTCAAACGCCTGGCCCGGGTGAAGGCGGATCGTGATTCGGCGGCGGTGCGCGCGGCGCTCGCCGACCTGTCGCGGGCCGCGGAGGGAGACGCCAATCTGATGCATCATCTGATCGACTGCGCCAACGCCTACTGCACGGTCGGCGAGATCACCGCGGCGCTGAAATCGGTGTGGGGCGAATTCCAGCAGCCGGTGGTGTTCTGATGACCGCGCCCGCCCGCGTGCTGGTGGCCAAGCCCGGGCTCGACGGGCACGACCGCGGCGCCAAGATCGTGGCCCGTACCCTGCGCGATGCCGGATTCGAGGTGGTATACACCGGAATTCGGCAGCGCGTGGAGGACATCGTGTCGATCGCGCTGCAGGAGGACGTGGCCGTGGTGGGCCTGAGCATCCTCTCCGGCGCGCACCTCGCGCTGACCACACGGGTGGTGGACGCGCTGCGCGCCGCCGGGGCCGCCGACATCGCCGTCGTCGTGGGCGGCACCATACCGCAGGCCGATGTGCCGAAGTTGCTGGAATGCGGTGCGGCAGCCGTCTTTCCGACGAGCACCCCGCTGGAGACGCTCGTCGGCGAGATTCGCGCCCTCACCGGGAGCGCCGCGCCGTGAGCGGGGGCGGTCCGAGGCGTAGCCGGAACTGCCACCTGCGCAACGTATTTCGCGGCCCGGTGCCGCGAGCCGACCGCCGCGGCGCCATGTCCGGGCGCAACAGGCATCTACGCGATCTGGAGGACATGTGCGCATCGGAGTGATGATCGGGCCGGAGAAGGGGGACTCCGCGCGCAAGCTGGACCGGATGCTCCGCGATATCGAGTGGGCCGAGTCGGCGGGGCTGTCGACGGCCTGGATCCCGCAGATACCCACCGATTTCGACGCCTTGATCACGATCGCGGCGATGGGGCTGCGCACCTCGCGCATCGAGTTGGGCACCGCCGTGGTGCCGTTGCAGGCGCAACATCCGATAGCACTCGCGCGCCAGGCGCTTTCGGCGCAGGCGGCTACCGGGGGACGGCTGGCGCTGGGCGTCGGGCCCTCCCATCACTGGATCGTCCGCGACATGCTGGGCCTGCCCTACGACAAGCCCGCCGCCTACACCCGCGACTATCTCGAGGTGCTGCGCGCCGGGCTGACCGGTCCGGGGTCGGTGGACGTGGAGAATGCGACGTTCACGGTGCACAATCCGCTCGACCTGGGGCCGGTGGGCCCGGTGCCGGTGCTGGTGGCCGCCCTGGGCCCGGTGATGTTGCGCATCGCGGGGGAGCAGGCCGACGGCACCGTGCTGTGGATGGCCGACGAGCGCGCCATCTCCGAGCACGTGGTCCCGAAGATCACCAAGGCGGCCGCCGACGCGGGCCGTCGGGCGCCGCGGGTGGTCGCCGGACTACCGGTGTGCCTGTGCGAGCCGGGGCGGGTGGACGAGGCGCGGGCGCGAGCGAACCGCATTCTCGGCGAGGCCGAGGTGTCGCCGAACTATCAGCGGCTGCTCGAGCAGGGCGACGCCCGCGACATCGGTGACCTGTGTCTGGCCGGCAGTGAGACCGAGATCGCGGCCGGGCTGCGGCGCTATGCCGACGCGGGCGCCACCGACATCTCGGTGCGGCTGCTGCCGATCGGCGACAACCGCGACGAGCTCGTGGCGTCCAAGCGGCGCACCCGGGAACTGATCGCGGGCTTGGCGCACGAACTGCGTTGAGCCACAAGCTTAACCATGGCCGGACCGTGCGGATGCCGCGCCGCATCCGGATGGCGGTGAAGGAGGAGCTGTGGGGTCGGACATGCCCGGAACCGATCGGGAGCGGCACGGCGGGACCGGCTCCGGCCCGCTGGCCGGGGTGCGGATACTCGAGGTCGGCACCATGCTGGCCGGGCCGTACGCGACCATGATGCTCGCCGATCTGGGTGCGGAGGTCACCAAGCTGGAACCGGCGGGCGGGGATATCTCCCGCAAGGTGAGCGACAGCTATTTCGCGAGCCTCAATCGCGGCAAGCGCAGCATCCGCATCGAGTTGGACAGCGAGCCGGGGCGATCGCGGCTGGGCGAGTTGGTGGCGCGATCGCATGCGCTGCTGGTGAACTTGAAGCCGTCGGCGATCCGGCGGCTCGGGCTCACCTATGACGCGTTGCGGCGATACAACGAACGGATCGTCTGTGTCGCCATCACCGGCTACGGTCTGCACGGCGGCGACGATCCGGCGTTCGACTACGTGATCCAGGCGGCGGCCGGAATCGCCGCGCTCACCGGCGATCCCGCGGGGCCGCCGACGCTGCCGGGGTACTCGTCGGCGGACAACTCGACCGGGCTCACCGCGGCGCTGGGCCTGCTCGCGCAGATCGTCTCCGGCCGCGGCGGGCAGATCGACGTCTCGCTGTACGAGGTGATGCTCTCGCAGCTGAACTATCACGCCGCCGCCTACCTCAACGACGGCAAGCGGCCGCAGCGGCGTCCCTTCGGCGCGCACTCGTATTACGTTCCCGCCCAGATATTTCCGACTGCCGCAGGGTTTCTGGCGCTGTTCGTCACGCATGACGGCTTCTGGAAGACCTTCGCCGCCGAGGCCGGAGTGGCGGGCTTCGAGCTGATGGCCGATCGGGTGTCGCGTCGCGACGAAGTCCTGGCCGCCGTCACCACCGCCCTCGCCGCCGACACCGCGACCCGCTGGGAAGCCCGCCTGCGCCCCCTCGGCATCCCCGCCGCCGCCGTGCGCGACCTGCCCGACGCCCTCGACACCAGCCCGGAGGCCGTGATCACCGCGGGCGGATACCGCCTGGTAGGCAACCCGATTCGCGTCGCGGGCTACGAACCCGAGTACGGCCCGCCGCCAGAGCTCGGCGAGCACGGACGCTGAACGCGGCCCGGCCCTCCTTCCCGTGGTGGTGGGGGCCGGCCGGGCGGATGGCTACTCGTCGTAGTTCACCGTGATGGAGTCGGTGTCGGGGACGGCCTGGCAGGTGAGGACGTAGCCTTCGGCCAGTTCGTCGTCGGTGAGGGCGTTGTTCTGGCGGAGGGTGGCGCTGCCCTCGGTGACCTTGGCTATGCAGGTGGCGCAATTGCCCTGTTCGCAGGAGAAGGGAGGCGCCAGGCCGGCGCGGCGGGCGCTTTCCAGGAGGGTTTCGCCGTCCTTGCGAGGGACGTTGTTCTTCCTGCGGTTCAGTTTGATCGTCACGGTGCCCGCCTCGGCGGGCGAGACCTGTTCGGCAGCAGGAGGATTCGCGGCGGCGGCCTGCTGGGGTGTTTCGCCCTCCGGAAGCGGCGGCGGTGCGCCGAAGCGCTCGCTGTACACCAGGCCGGGGCCCGGCACCGCCAGCTCGACCATCTCCATGAACGGTTCCGGGCCGCAGATGTAGGCGTCGGCGTGGGCGTCGTCGGCGACGAAGGCGCGGACGGCCGCGGCGTCGAGGAAGCCGCGATCCGCGTCGAGGTGCCGGACCACCTCCAGCCGGCCCGGGTACTGCCGCGCCAGCTCGGCCAGGGTCGTCTCGAAGATCATCGAATCGGCGTCGCGGTCGGCGCACAGCAGCCGGACGCGCCGCGCGGTGGTGGCCAGGGCGCACTTGGTCAGCGACATGATCGGAGTGATCCCGCTGCCGCCGCTGAACCCGAGCAGCGGCACCTCGGTCTCGCGCAGGCAGAACCGGCCCGCCGCACCGGACATCTGGATCACGTCGCCCTCGGCGAGGTTGTCCAGCATCCAGTTCGACACCTTGCCGCCCGGAACGCGTTTGACCGTCGTCATCAGCTCGTCGTCGGTCTCCGGCGCACTGGACATGGAATAGGAGCGGAAGAGCGCGGTGCCGTCCACGGGCACCCGGAAGGTGCAGAACTGCCCGGCGCGGTAGGTGATCGGCCCGTCGTGCGGGGCGAGCACGAACGTGCGGGCGTCCACGCTCTCCTTGACGATCCGGGTCACGGTCGCCGACTGGAACATCGAGGGTCTCGCCATGAACCGCATCCTCCTGGTAGGTAGATTCTAGTACTATGAGAATTATATTCTCACCTATGAGACGAGATCTCTCAAACATGTTCCCGAGCCGATCTCCCCGAGGAGCGCCATGGATGTCCGTCTGACCAGCGAACAGCGCCAATTGCGCGACGCCGCCGCCAAATTGGCCGACGACCTGGGCCCCGGCGCGGTCGCCGGCCTCGATGACGAGACCCGTCGGGCGCGGCTGGAGCGGGCGGTCGCGACGGCGGGCTGGCGCGAGCTGCGCAGCGACGGCGCGTCCGGGGTCGAGATGGCGATCGTGGCCGAGGAATTCGGCCGTGGGCTGGTCGACGTCGCCTTCCTCGGTCCTGCGCTGGTCGACGGGCTGCCGGGGCGGTCCGGCGAGGGGCGCGGCTGGACCCTCGCCGTCGGCGGTCGGGCGATCGACTCGCGGGGCAGCGATCATGCGGTGATCGTGGACGGCACCCGGATCCGGACCGCTGCCGTCGGTGCGGCGCTGCCCGGGACCGACCTGACCCGGCAGACGGCCGCGCTCACCGTCGAATCGGAGACCGTCGCCGAACTCGCGGCCGACGACGCCACTCGCTGGCATGCCCTGGCCGTCACCGTGACCACGGCCGACCTGCTCGGTGCCGCCCGCGGCGCGCAGCACCTCGCCGTCGACTACGCCAAGGTCCGCGAACAGTACGGCGCCACCATCGGCTCGTATCAGGCGGTGGCGCATCTGCTCGCCGAGAACCAGGCCCTGATCGAGGGCGCGATCAGCGTGCTGCGGCACGCGGCATGGGCGGTCGACGAATTGGACCCCGCCGGGGCGTTGCGGGCCGCGCGGGTCGCGAAGGTCTACACCGCGCGGATGGCCCGCGCGGTCTGCGAGGCGTCGATCCAGGTGCACGGCGGCATCGGCAACACCTGGGACTGCCTCGCGCACGTGTATCTGCGGCGGGCGCTGGTCTCGACCGAGCTGTTCCCCGCCCGTCTGAAGGAGATCGATCTTGGACTTTCGTGATTCCCCGCAGGAGGCCGAGTTCCGGGCGCGGCTGCGCGCCTGGCTGGCCGAGACGGCGGGCCGGTTCCCCACCTCCGGTGACGAATACTGGGCGCGGCAGGGCGAATGGCATCAGGCGTTGTACGCGGCGGGCTTCTTCGGCTCGTCCTGGCCGAAAGAGTTCGGCGGGCACGAACTTCCGCCGGTGTACGACGTGATCGTGGACGAGGAACTGGCCATCGCCGGTGCCCCGCCGCGGCCCAGTCTCGGCTACCTGGTGCAGGGCCTGGGCCGGCACGGCAGCAAGGAACTGCAGCGACGGTTCCTGCCCGGCATGATCAACGGCACCGAGCGCTGGTGCCAGGGCTTCAGCGAACCCGGCGCGGGCTCGGACCTGGCGTCGCTGACGACCACGGCCACCCGCGACGGCGACGACTACGTGGTGCACGGCCACAAGATCTGGACCAGCTACTCCGACGTGGCGGACTGGTGCCTGCTGCTGGCCCGCACCGATCCGGAAGCGCCACGGCACAAAGGTATCTCGGCGTTCATCATCGTTATGAAGCAGCCCGGCGTCGAGCAGCGGCCGCTGCGCATGATCAGCGGCGTCACCCGTGAATTCGGGCAGGTGCGCTTCGACGGCGCGCGGGTGCCCGCCGATCGGATGGTCGGCGCGCCCGGTGACGGCTGGAAACTCGCCATGACCGTCGTCGGGCACGAGCGCGAGCCCGCCACCCTGGGCTACGCGGCCCGTTACGGAAAACTGGTGCGGCAGTTGGCCGCCCGGCTCGACGGCCCCCCGCCGGACGATCTGGCGTGGGCGGCCGTGCAGACCGAGATGTTGCGGCTGCACGTGCGCCGGCGGCTGTCCGAGCAACTGGACGGCGTGGTGCACGGCCCCGACGGCTCCCTGGACAAACTCCTCATGACCTGGGTGGACCAGTCGGTTGGCCACGCCGCCCTGGCGGTCACCGGCACCGCCGACCCGGAGCTGCTCGGCAGCTACTTCTACAGCCGCGCGCAGAGCGTCATGGGCGGCACCTCGCAGATCCAGAAGAACATCATCGCCGCCCGCATCCTGGGACTAGGAGTCTGACCATGTACGACCTGCCGGACGTCGTCGACGTCCAGTCCGACGGCCCGATCCGGATCATCACCCTGAATCGGCCGGACGCGCTCAACGCCGTGAACGACGACCTGCACACCGGCCTGGCGCGGCTGTGGCCGCGGCTCGGCGACGACCGCGAGGCCCGCGTCGCGGTGCTCACCGGAGCGGGCAGGGCATTCTCCGCCGGGGGCGATTTCGCGTATCTGGCCGAGCTGAGCCGGGATTCGCAGCTGCGGGCGAAGACGATCGCGCACGGCCGCGACATCGTGCTCGGCATGGCGCGGTGCCGGGTGCCGGTGATAGCGGCGGTGAACGGACCGGCCGTCGGGCTGGGCTGCAGCCTGGTCGCGCTGAGCGACATCGCCTACATCGCCGAGACGGCGTATCTGAAGGACCCGCATGTTCAGGTGGGCCTGGTCGCCGCCGACGGTGGCCCACTGACCTGGCCGCTGCACACCAGCCTGCTGCTGGCCAAGGAGTACGCGCTCACCGGCGCGAAGATCGAGGCCGCGCGGGCGCGGGAGATGGGCCTGGTGAACCATGTGGTCGCCGACCCGCTGTCCGAAGCGCTGGCGTGTGCGAAACGCATCCTCGAGCTGCCTCGGCAAGCGGTGGAGAGCACCAAGCGGCTGCTGAATCTGCACCTGGAACGGGCGGTGCTGGCGACCTTGGACTTCGCCACGACCGCTGAGGACCTGTCGTTCCAGACCGAGGACTTCCGGGCGGTGATCGGCAAGCTGACCGCGGGTAAGGAGTAATCCACGCGGGAAGGTCCCGGAACCGCGCGTCGTTCCGGGACCCCGCCGTTGCTCCGGGGACTCCGCAGCTGTGCCGAGTGCCGTACCCGTGCGGCGGACGTGTCCGGAGGCGCGGAATTACTTGGGGGGGAAGCGGAGTGCGCCGTCGAGCCGGATGACCTCGCCGTTGAGGTAGTCGTTCTCGATGATCGAGGTGGCCAGCTCGGCGTACTCCTTCGAGCGGCCCATGCGCTTGGGGAAGGGCACCTGCGGGGCCCAGTAGGCCTCGAGTTTGTCGGCCGCCTGGCCGTAGGCGGGGGTGTTCACTGTGCCGGGCGCGATCGTCACCACCCGGATGCCCAGCGGCGACAGGTCGCGGGCCGCGACCAGGGTCATGCCGACCACGCCGCCCTTGGCCGCCGAATAGGGGATCTGGCCGGTCTGGCCCTCGAACGCGGCGATGGAGGCGGTGTTCACGATCACCCCGCGGGCGCCCTCCGCCAGCGGCTCGGTCTTGGCGATCGCGGCGGCCGTCAGGCGCAGCACGTTGAACACCGCGGTCAGATAGAACTCGATCGTGGTGCGGAAACCCTCGAGCGGCAGCGGCGAGCCGTCCTTGCCGACCAGCCTGCCGCCCGTCGCCGGGCCGCCGTGCGTGTCGACCGAGATGCGCAGCGGGCCGAGGGATTCCGCCTCCGCGACGGCGGCGAGCACCGAATCCTCGTCGGTGGCGTCGGTGTGCACGTAGCGGATACCCAGCTCGGTCTCCAGCTGTCGGCCCTTCTCGTCGGCGACGTCGGCGACCACCACCTTCGCCCCGGCGGCGTGCAGGCGTCGCACCGTGGCCTCGCCCAGGCCACCGGTGCCGCCGACTACGAGGGCGGAGCTTCCACTTATCTGCATGTGATAATCCTATCTTGCAACTACGGCTCTCCTATTGAGAAAATAGCATTCTCTCGGGTTTCGCTACCCGCCGCCGAATTGGAGCCACCGAAATGCCTGAAGCCGTCATCGTCTCCGCGCTGCGCACGCCCATCGGTACCGCCCGGAAGGGGACCCTGCGCGACACCAACGCCTTCGATCTGGCCCACCATGTGGTGAGCGCGGCCGCCGAGGGCCTGGACGCCACGCGCATCGATGACGTCGTCGTGGGGGAGGGCAGGTACGGCGGCGGCGTGGTCGCCCGGCACGCCGCCGTCACCGCCGGGCTGACCGGGGTGCCGGGCCTGGCGCTGAATCGACACTGCGCGGCGGGTATGTCCGCGGTGCAGACCGCCGCGGCCGGAATCCGGGCGGGGATGGACGAACTCGTCATCGCGGGCGGGGTCAATTCCGATTCCACCGCACCGCGTGCCAGGTTCCAGGTCGGGCCGGACGAGTGGATCGACCCGTGGGTGTCGCCGAGTCACCCCGACCGCCCGGACGCCCCCGCCATGGACATGTCCATCACCGTGGGCTGGAACGCGGCGGTGCGCGCGGGTCTCACGCGCGCGGAACTCGACGCGTGGGCGCTGCGCTCGCACCGCAACGCCGTCGCGGCCATCGACGAGGGACGCTTCAAGGAGGAAATCGTGCCGATCGAGACGCCGCACGGCCTGTTCGACACCGACGAGCATCCCCGCCGCGACACCTCGCTGGAGAAACTGGCCGGGCTGAAGGTCCTGCACCCGGAGATCGAGGGCTTCTCCATCACCGCGGGCAATGCCTGTGGCGCCAACGACGGCGCCGCCGCGCTGGCCGTCGCCAGCGACCGGCTCGGGCTGCCCGCGCTGGCCTACATCCGATCGTGGGCGTCGGTGGGCGTCGATCCGGCCGAGACCGGCCTGGCCCCGATCGAGGCGATCACGCGGGCCGTGTCCCGGGCCGGTATCTCGCTGTCGTCGGTGCGGGTGATCGAGATCAACGAGGCTTTCGCATCGGTGCCGATCGCGGCCATCCGCGCACTCGACCTGAATCCGGACATCGTGAACGTGAGCGGCAGCGGCTGCTCGCTGGGGCACCCGGTGGCCGCCACCGGAGCACGGATGATCGTCACCCTCGTGCACGAATTGCGCCGCCGCGGTGGCGGTTTCGGCATCGCCGCGATGTGCGCGGGCGGCGGGATGGGTTCGGCGACGGTCATCGAGGTGCCCGCTGCGTGAGCGCCGAATCTGCGCGGTCCGACTCGGGAGTGCGGGCCGGGAACGGGCGCGGTGCGGCGAGTTTCGGCGGCGCCGGGGTGGCGGGTGCGTCCGCGGCGGAGTTGCTCGCGCAGGCGCGCTCGGGGTCGGCGCGGGCGGTGGGGCGGCTGCTCAGTCTGGTGGAGGGCCAGCGGCGCGGGGAGGTGCAGGCGGCGTTGGACCCGGTACCGGTGCGGGTGGTCGGGGTGACCGGGCCGCCGGGCGCGGGGAAGTCGACGACCATCGCGGCGCTGGCGGGGGTCTATCGGGAGCGGGGTTTGCGAGTCGCGGTGCTCGCGGTGGATCCGTCCTCGCCCTATAGCGGCGGGGCGCTGCTGGGGGACCGGATTCGGATGGCCCGGCACATCGATGACCCCGACGTGCTGATCCGATCGCTGGCGACCCGCGGCCATCTCGGCGGGCTGTCCGCCGCCGTGCCTGCCGCGATCCAACTGCTCGGTGCCCTCGGCTACGACATCGTGCTGCTGGAGACGGTGGGCGTCGGGCAGTCGGAGATCGAGATCGCCGCCCTCGCCGACCCGACCCTGGTGATCCTGAATCCCGGTGCGGGAGACGCGGTGCAGGCCGCCAAGGCCGGACTGCTGGAAGTCGCCGACCTACTGGTGGTGAACAAGGCCGACCGGGAGGGCGCCGAGCAGACCGTCCGCGACCTGCGCGCCGAATCCGATGCCCCGATCCTCACCCTGGTCGCCGCACGCGGCGAACGCATCACCGAGCTGGCCGAAGCCATCGAGGCCCACCACCGCGCCGACACCCCGCAACGCCGCACGGCCCGCGCCCGCGCCCAGATCCTCTCCCTCGCCCAAACCCACCTCCGCGCCCACCCCGACCTCGACCGCCTCGCCGCCGCCGTGGCCTCCGGCGAGTGCGACGCCTACCAGGCCGCCCGAACCCTCCTGCCAGCGGAGCGAAGGCCCTGAGCCACGGCCACTCCCGCATCCGCGACGCATGACGGCCCTCGCCGCCCACCCCGGCGATGCCGAAACCGCCCCGCCGCCTACGAACACGACGTGTGCGCCCGCAGCAGCCGGGGGTCGCGGCCGAATCCGCGGAGTTCTTCGGCGATCGGTACGACGGCACGGGCTCGGAGTCCGGTCGCCGTGTTCACGGCACGGGAACGAATCTCGCGAGTGCGGGTGGTGCCGTTCACCGTTCGGGCAGGCGGACCATGGCCTCCTGGGCGTAGGAGGCGACGAGAGTGCCGTCTTCGGTGAGGATGTCGCCGCGGCCGTAGGCGCGGGCGTGGGCGAGCAGCGGGCTGTGCTGGCGGAACAGCAGCCAGTCGTCGGTGCGGAAGGCGCGGTGGAACCAGAGGGTGTGGGAGGTGACGGCGGAGAGGAAGGCCGTGCCGTTGCCGCTCTGGGTGAATCCTTCCTGCGGTAGCAGGGCGGTGCCGATCAGCGTGAGGTCGGTGGCGTAGGCGGCGAGCGCGGGCGCGAGCGCGGCGTCGACCGCGGGGGTGCGCATCCAGAACTCGAATTCCGCTGGGGCGGAACCGAAGTCCTCGAGGTCGATGGCGGTTCGGGTCTCCCACGGCAGCAGATCCCACTGCACCTTGTGTTCGGCCGACAGCAGCGCGGGGACCGCGGGCACGGTCTGCCGGTCCGGGCCCTGCTCCGGAGCGTGCAGCGAGACCGAGGCGGTCGCCACCACACCCTTGGACTGTTCGGCGACCACCGACACGGTTGCGAAGGAACGCCCGGCGTGGTGGCGGTGCACGCGGTAGTGGATCGGTTCGTCGGCGCTGCCCTCGCGCACGAAGATCGCGTGCAGCGACTTGATCGACTTGTCCGTGACGCCCGCGGTGGCCGCCCGCGCGAACTGGGCGAGCAGCTGGCCGCCGAACACGCGGTGGTAGGCCAGGTTCAGGTTGCGGCCCTCGAATACGGCGTCCTCGGTGAACGATGCCGCGCTCAGGTCGAGGCTGCTGACGAGATCACTCCACAAATCGGGCATACACCGAGTGTAAGTCAAACTCTCCAAGCACGAGAATCATATTCTCAGCGACTCGCGAAGCCGTGCGCGCAGAAGTCCCATGCCTCGGCGGCGGTGATGGGGTGCTGGGTCTCCCCGGCGGAGGAACCGGCGGACTGCGCGATGAACATCACCGTCTGCATCAGCATGGCCGACGTCCGGCGGGAGTTGACGTCCGCGCGCAGGCGGCCGGCGGCCTTCGCCTGGTCCATCAGCTCGGTGAACAGCGACAGCATCGGCACGTGCGCGACCTTGACGTGCCCGGGATGGGAGATCAGCAGCTGTGGTGCGAAATCGGTGAACAACGGCCGCCGGGCTGCGGGGTCGGGGCGGCACAGTTCGAAGAGCAGCTCCACGGCCACCCGCAGCTTCTCGAGGGGATCGGTCTGGCCGTCGGCGGTGGCGCGCAGCTGGTCGGCGGTGCGGCCGAGGGCATCCTCGAACAGCGCGAGCAGCAGTTCGTGTTTGCCGTCGAACTGCATGTAGAAGCTGCGCAGTGACTGCCGCGAGCGATCCACCACCTCCTGCACGGTGAAGTCGGTGGTGCCCTTCTCGGTGATGATGGCCTGGGCGGCGTCGAGGAACCGCTGCACGCGCTGCTCGGCGCGCAGCTTGGCGGTGCGCAGCGAGCGCTCCACGGCGCGCTGCTTCCAGGCGGGCTTCTCGCTCGGCGTGGTCACCGGTGCCCCGGTTCTCGGTCATTG from Nocardia wallacei carries:
- a CDS encoding methylmalonyl-CoA mutase family protein, which produces MENQVHTSSGIPLDPVYGPDHRRGDPPAPGAYPFTRGNFATGYRGRLWTFRQYSGFGTAEESNQRYRYLLEQGGTGLSVALDLPTQCGYDSDDPEVSEEVGRVGVAVDTLADAEVLFDGIPLDKISTSFTINGTAAILLAFYVAAAEKKGVPRAKLTGTIQNDILKEYASRGTWIWPPEPSLRLIADTIEFCAAEVPRFNAISVAGAHFRDAGANAVQEMAFTLADGVTYCDTVIARGRMTIDQFAPQISFFFYTHGDFFEEVAKYRAGRRRWATIVRERYGAATDKASMFRFGCVAGGASLYAPQAQNNLVRVAYEAMAAVLGGVQSMFTAAWDEPFALPSEESATLALRTQQILAYETGVTRVADPLGGSYFVESLTDATEAEIIAIMHDLEQHGGMVRCIEDGYLQGLIADEAYRLHQAVESGEHPVVGVNRFVSDEPAPDIGTYELDADGRERQLKRLARVKADRDSAAVRAALADLSRAAEGDANLMHHLIDCANAYCTVGEITAALKSVWGEFQQPVVF
- a CDS encoding cobalamin B12-binding domain-containing protein, whose protein sequence is MTAPARVLVAKPGLDGHDRGAKIVARTLRDAGFEVVYTGIRQRVEDIVSIALQEDVAVVGLSILSGAHLALTTRVVDALRAAGAADIAVVVGGTIPQADVPKLLECGAAAVFPTSTPLETLVGEIRALTGSAAP
- a CDS encoding LLM class F420-dependent oxidoreductase — encoded protein: MRIGVMIGPEKGDSARKLDRMLRDIEWAESAGLSTAWIPQIPTDFDALITIAAMGLRTSRIELGTAVVPLQAQHPIALARQALSAQAATGGRLALGVGPSHHWIVRDMLGLPYDKPAAYTRDYLEVLRAGLTGPGSVDVENATFTVHNPLDLGPVGPVPVLVAALGPVMLRIAGEQADGTVLWMADERAISEHVVPKITKAAADAGRRAPRVVAGLPVCLCEPGRVDEARARANRILGEAEVSPNYQRLLEQGDARDIGDLCLAGSETEIAAGLRRYADAGATDISVRLLPIGDNRDELVASKRRTRELIAGLAHELR
- a CDS encoding CaiB/BaiF CoA transferase family protein translates to MPGTDRERHGGTGSGPLAGVRILEVGTMLAGPYATMMLADLGAEVTKLEPAGGDISRKVSDSYFASLNRGKRSIRIELDSEPGRSRLGELVARSHALLVNLKPSAIRRLGLTYDALRRYNERIVCVAITGYGLHGGDDPAFDYVIQAAAGIAALTGDPAGPPTLPGYSSADNSTGLTAALGLLAQIVSGRGGQIDVSLYEVMLSQLNYHAAAYLNDGKRPQRRPFGAHSYYVPAQIFPTAAGFLALFVTHDGFWKTFAAEAGVAGFELMADRVSRRDEVLAAVTTALAADTATRWEARLRPLGIPAAAVRDLPDALDTSPEAVITAGGYRLVGNPIRVAGYEPEYGPPPELGEHGR
- a CDS encoding ferredoxin--NADP reductase → MARPSMFQSATVTRIVKESVDARTFVLAPHDGPITYRAGQFCTFRVPVDGTALFRSYSMSSAPETDDELMTTVKRVPGGKVSNWMLDNLAEGDVIQMSGAAGRFCLRETEVPLLGFSGGSGITPIMSLTKCALATTARRVRLLCADRDADSMIFETTLAELARQYPGRLEVVRHLDADRGFLDAAAVRAFVADDAHADAYICGPEPFMEMVELAVPGPGLVYSERFGAPPPLPEGETPQQAAAANPPAAEQVSPAEAGTVTIKLNRRKNNVPRKDGETLLESARRAGLAPPFSCEQGNCATCIAKVTEGSATLRQNNALTDDELAEGYVLTCQAVPDTDSITVNYDE
- a CDS encoding acyl-CoA dehydrogenase family protein, with translation MDVRLTSEQRQLRDAAAKLADDLGPGAVAGLDDETRRARLERAVATAGWRELRSDGASGVEMAIVAEEFGRGLVDVAFLGPALVDGLPGRSGEGRGWTLAVGGRAIDSRGSDHAVIVDGTRIRTAAVGAALPGTDLTRQTAALTVESETVAELAADDATRWHALAVTVTTADLLGAARGAQHLAVDYAKVREQYGATIGSYQAVAHLLAENQALIEGAISVLRHAAWAVDELDPAGALRAARVAKVYTARMARAVCEASIQVHGGIGNTWDCLAHVYLRRALVSTELFPARLKEIDLGLS
- a CDS encoding acyl-CoA dehydrogenase family protein, whose product is MDFRDSPQEAEFRARLRAWLAETAGRFPTSGDEYWARQGEWHQALYAAGFFGSSWPKEFGGHELPPVYDVIVDEELAIAGAPPRPSLGYLVQGLGRHGSKELQRRFLPGMINGTERWCQGFSEPGAGSDLASLTTTATRDGDDYVVHGHKIWTSYSDVADWCLLLARTDPEAPRHKGISAFIIVMKQPGVEQRPLRMISGVTREFGQVRFDGARVPADRMVGAPGDGWKLAMTVVGHEREPATLGYAARYGKLVRQLAARLDGPPPDDLAWAAVQTEMLRLHVRRRLSEQLDGVVHGPDGSLDKLLMTWVDQSVGHAALAVTGTADPELLGSYFYSRAQSVMGGTSQIQKNIIAARILGLGV
- a CDS encoding enoyl-CoA hydratase/isomerase family protein, encoding MYDLPDVVDVQSDGPIRIITLNRPDALNAVNDDLHTGLARLWPRLGDDREARVAVLTGAGRAFSAGGDFAYLAELSRDSQLRAKTIAHGRDIVLGMARCRVPVIAAVNGPAVGLGCSLVALSDIAYIAETAYLKDPHVQVGLVAADGGPLTWPLHTSLLLAKEYALTGAKIEAARAREMGLVNHVVADPLSEALACAKRILELPRQAVESTKRLLNLHLERAVLATLDFATTAEDLSFQTEDFRAVIGKLTAGKE
- a CDS encoding SDR family NAD(P)-dependent oxidoreductase, which produces MQISGSSALVVGGTGGLGEATVRRLHAAGAKVVVADVADEKGRQLETELGIRYVHTDATDEDSVLAAVAEAESLGPLRISVDTHGGPATGGRLVGKDGSPLPLEGFRTTIEFYLTAVFNVLRLTAAAIAKTEPLAEGARGVIVNTASIAAFEGQTGQIPYSAAKGGVVGMTLVAARDLSPLGIRVVTIAPGTVNTPAYGQAADKLEAYWAPQVPFPKRMGRSKEYAELATSIIENDYLNGEVIRLDGALRFPPK